The sequence GTTGGGTCGTGAGACTAGCGCGCGCgagccatgcacgcgtgcgcgtgcatgggcaAAACGCAGCATGGACGCAGACGCGtctagtgtgcatacgcacgcaaGGGGTGATATGCAAGGGTGCGCGCGAGCGCCAGGTGCGCTTGCGCGTGCGTCTGGGTTGTGCCCTCAGCATAATGCGGGCAAAACTTTGGCTcaactctcgggaaaaagtaCTAGAAATTGTGTTTTCACGATCCACGCAGACGCGCATGGTGTGCTTACGCGTCGATGTGCATATCGTCTgaggtacgcgtgcgcgccaggtgcgcgtacgcgtgagttgaGTCAGGCTATAGGCATAATATTAGGACAacattggcacaactctcgggaaaatagcccAGGATTGCAAGTGGCACCATCGGCGCGATTAAGGTCATGGGTGCGTACGCAccaagtgcgcgcacgcgtgagcagCGTTGTGCCTGGGGCTCAGCGTTGGCCCAacattggcacaactctctggaaaatgatcCAGGAGCTGCGAGTGCCCTATGGACACGTACGCGTATAGTGCGCATACGCGCCCCTCCCCCTCCCCTTTTTTTTCTAGAGACATGAAGAATGCATAATTATCATGAATTTAATGGCCAAACAAGCCAAAGGGGTCAAGAACACCCAAAATTCAATGCAATACCTAAAGATGGGGGTGTTTTTCTACCACATAATCAATCCATctatgaaaaatcaatgcaaatTTTCATGAACAATTTATCTAAGGTAGTCACaatcaaatccaaccaaacaaAACTATAGCTAAGCAATCACAAAACAATGAAGAGTTCAAGAACTATATACAAAAGGGGCAAAAagatagatctcaccatggtggggtgtctcccacctagcacttttgtttaatgtccttaagttggacttttacTAGCTCATTGCTCTTTGCCAAGAAGTGCATGTTCCAAAAGAAATACCTCAATCTCCTTGTTGCTCTTCGTTTGCTCACCGTGATACAACTTGAGAcggtgcccattgaccttgaagatatccgGACTTGAGGGATGGCGCAAATGGTAGACTCTATAGGGTTCCGCTTTCTCCACTCGATAtgggccttcccattttgatcttagttttccggGCAACAATCTCAACCTTGAATTATAAAGGAGGACTAGATTACCGGCTCtaaattctcttcttcttatgtTATTGTCGTGCAcggctttcattttctccttgtaaagtctCGAGTTCTCATAGGCTTCCAACCTCAAACACTCTAATTCCACTAGTTAAAGCTTTCTCTCAACCCCGGCCCCACCCAAACTTCGATTGCACTCCTTGACGGCCCAATATGATCTATGCTCTACCTCCACCGGTAagtggcaagctttgccataCACCAACCGAAAGGAGCTCATGCCAATCGGTGTCTTGTATGCCGTTcggtatgcccatagtgcatcggtAAGCTTGGCACTCTAATATTTTCTATTGGGCTTCACAATCCTCTCCAATATACATTTAATCTCCCGATTGGAaacctcggcttggccgtttgtctgTGGATGGTAGGCCGTAGCCACTTTATGCATCATGCCATATTTCTTCATTAGCCCTTTCATTCTTCTATTGCAAAAATGTGAGCcatggtcgctcacgattgctcatggtgacccaaatctacaaatgatgttatttctcacaaaggaaaggaccacattagcatcatccctccgggtgggtatcgcttccacccatttggacacataatcaatggctagtagaatgtagagaaaaccattagaatttagaaatgaCCCATGAAGTCGATAGCCCacacatcaaaaatctcacaaaacaGCATGGTTTGTTGGGGGATTTCGTCTTTCttggagatattaccaaatctaaggcattgagaacaagatttacaaaaaaaaGAGGAGTCCTTGAAAAGAgctggccaccaaaatccacaatctatgATTTTCCTTGCCGTTCTTTGAGGTCCATAATGGCCTCCTCCTtcggaggagtggcaagcttccaagattgagtggAATTCGACTTGTGGAATGCACATCCGAATTACTTGATCCGCtccacatctccaaaggtatgggtcatcccacacatagtatttggatttgctttttagcttatccctttgatgtttggagagattaggaggaaAGGTGCGAGACACCAAGTAATTCGCaattggtgcataccaaggaataaCTTCCGAGATTTCTtgcaagccctcaaagggaaaagaatcattaaTAGGAGCGGTATTGCCTTTggtgtgttcaaggcgacttagtccgccactaggttttgcgaaccactcctatctttaatttccaagtcaaattcttgcaacaataaaacccatctaatcaatctcggtttggattccttcttagccaacaaatactttaacgccgcattatctgagtacactaccaccttggaaccaagtagatatgctcggaacttgtccaaggcaaaaactattgccaatagttctttttcggtggtagtgtagttggattgggctccatctagtatttttgatgcataggctatgacatatggattcttaTCCTCGCGTTGTACTAACACGGCTCCCACGGCAAAATTTGAAGCATCATACATTATTTCGAATGGCCGCTCCAATCCGGCCCTCGCAtgatgggagcttgggtcaatgctaccttaagcttgtcaaaagcctccatgcaCTCCTTGCTTAGATCAAACTCAATGTCCTTTGCAACAATCTTGAGAGAgacaatgctaccttactaaagtcctttatgaatcttcgataaaatcctgcatgtctaaggaatgaacggacttccctctcggaagaggggtaaggcaagctagatataacattgatttttgctggatctacagaataACCATCTTTGAAAATAATATGTCCTAAAATAATGCATTGCctaaccatgaaatggcacttcccaaaattcaagacaagattGGATTTAGTACatctttcaaaactttttcaaggttatccaagcaatgatcaaaagaatcaccatataccgtgaagtcgtccatgaatacctccatgcattgctctagaaaatccgcAAATATGCtaatcatgcacctttggaaagttgctggtgcattgcataagtcgaatggcatacgcttgtaggcataagttccaaaggggcatgtaaatattattttttcttggtcctctagagcaatgtgtatttgaaagtaccccgaatagccatctagaaagcaataataagGTTTACTGGATagccgatcaagcatttgatcgataaacggaagtggaaaatgatcttttctagtggccgagttcaaccttcggtagtctatgcatactcgcTAAGAGTTTTGCACTCGTGTTGCTATAAGCTCCCCGCTTTCATTCTTGATTGTGGTTACCCCGGATTTCTTTGGCACAACTTGAAGAACGGGatttacccattcactatccgaaatggggtagatgatgtccaCCATGAGTAACCGGGTtacctccttcttgacaacctctaaaatggtgggattcaatcgTCTTTGAGGTTGTCTAACGGGtctagcttcttcttcaaaaaagaTCCGGTGCTCACACACTTAGGGATTTatccccactagatccgccaagctccaccctattgcccttttgttcttcctcaaaacacatagcaacttctcttcttgttaagTATTTAGTTCCCTTGCTATAATCACCGGGaacttgtgggcttcatcaaggtaagagtactttaggtggggcggtagtggcttcaattcaaGCTTTTGCTCTTGACTCGAcacttgaacttcttcacttggGTCTTCACTGTtttcttcaatcatatgtttCTCATCTAGCTTTGCATAATACACTTCggccacaatgttgtcaattaagTCACACCGGAATATGGAGTGGTTCTCCGGTGGGTGCTTCATTGCTTCTTCTAAGCTAAAACTTACGactctcccatctatctcaaatgagtaggttcccaaatgggcatccaacttgaatctagaggtcctcaaaaatggcctcccaagtaggatagatgatgtcctTTCGGATTCACTTGGTGGCATCTCAAAGATATGCAAATCAATTGGAAACACCAAACCCTTTATGTTGACCAACACATCTTCCGCAATACCCGTCACAGTTATTATGCTCTTATAGTCTTAtccgccaagacaaacctagccgccgaccgcTTCAACGGTGGGAGCTTTAATATATGATAAACGGAAAGAGGCATAATGCTAATGTAACATCCtgcatttttgaaaatctaaatataaataaattgtgattttatcttgttaagtttaaattttgtaattttagaaattattttattagaaataattaagtAGATTCGGAGATAAATTCATTTTGAATCAATTAATATTCTTaggtaattttattattttggaatattttgtataattttagtaattgaaaataagaaagaattgtacaatttaatttaagtaacttttattCTTAAAAGGTtacgatttattttattaatttgatatcttattttataaatcaattaagaataattaaattagttttattaatatttggagttaagttaattaatatttttgtgtaataaagtaatttttatagtattatatTTGAATCTTAAATTGTTATTCTATCTCAAATATTTTGTAAAGGTTGTTATATTACTCATATACATTATACCTTAACCTTAAATTCCTAATTAAAAACCTAATTTTACCCTAAATTCACAAAACACACGTACAAACAGAATGGGAAAGAAAGGAAACAGGGGAGCTCGAGGGGGGAAAACAGAAAGGGAAAAGAAAGGAAGGGAAAAGAGGGAAGATGGGGGAAAACGGAGAACAGGAAGGGAGACAGAGGacgagggagaagaagagagggggaGGAACAACGCTATGGAGCTTGGTGCCGCTGCCGAGCTGCTGTCGCAGAGAAGAAAGGGAGAGGCGAACGTGACCCACGGAGGAGAGGAAGGAGCTGCCGTCGAGCCACGCCCCGTTGCCTTGTTCGTGTATCGCGGTTGCTGTTCGCTGAGGGTGAGACACGAAGAGAAGGTGCTGACCTGCACCATCGTGCCTCGCTATCTTCGTCGAGCCTTCATCATTGTCGCTCCCTATTCCCGTTGCCATCAGGGTTTGCTGCCGCTGCCATTGAGAGTGACGCAGCAGAGGAGGAGTCGTTCCTCTTCCGCCGCCGTCGCCGGAGACCTTGGTTGCTGTTGTTCATATGGGTGAGTTCGTTGTTTCCTAGTTACCGGagtcactgtctatgaatcttttGTTGCTTTAGAATGACCTTGTCCCTATCTTTAATGTTCCTGAGTACACTATAGTTGTTGGAATCGTTACAGCTGGAACTTGTCACCGGGGGAGAGAAGCGGCTACACTATCCTCTTCGTTTTGACATTGAACCTCTATTTCTAACCCTGTAACGCTCTTGCTCTTGTTCTATTTGGTATTTTGTTTCTCTATTATGTTCTTATTTTAGTTATGATAGCCAATATCTCTGTTTTAGTATTATGGTGTTATGCTGAAATTGCGAAATTGCCGTTGCTGCGAGCGTAACAAGAATTGATGATGCTGCCGCCGTCTCGGTTGCGTTGAAATCGCCGCTGCAGTTGCCAGTTTAGACTAAGCAGGGATTGTTGCGTTAAACTATGCgattgcgacatcgaggtagggggtttaaaatgattttaatttagaaatgcctacaaggtttattgaataactgcaaatagatttaatatctgtgagtaattgattgactatgtgaatattgaattgtggctgaaattgtgattgAAATGGTTGAGATTGTTatttggaattgttgattagtgatattgattgattatgtggattgggatttgtttgatgactaattgttgagagtttctgaattttaatgggttatgttggatttgttgccGTTGAGCTATTATTTCGTATATTGTAATGTTAGTGaacttggttggtggttgatttggagtTGGTTTTGAGGGGTGttgaagggttggattttgaatacAAAATGGTTTGCTGAAAATTAGGTTCTCTTGAAATTAAACGGCAACTTTGAAGGTGAATCAGTGGCTCTATAGTGACTAAAATGATGAGAATTTAAATGTTAAGTAAATTATATTAAGTGTGATTATTGAGATTTAATTTTGAAGGTTTCATATTAACTGGaacattagttatgatttttcaaagttaagtcgtgaatctgattttctgcactactttaaatgaaattagaaacttgaaaaatctataactaattctATGATGATCGGATTTGCGAGGGACTAAGTCTGGATTAAGCCTGGGAATATAAGGAGTTGGACTGgtgaatttgagactttttcattaagtttatgatttatggtaaatttttgAATTGGGGATGTCAAATCTGGTTTTCTGCAGAACATTTAACACAGCAGCAACTTGTTTCTTCTATTGGAATTTctccagtttgaattttgaaatggaaccaaTTTTTAATGAAACTTTGGTCCTAataatttaatttcataaaaatgtAGAATTTTTAGAGTTGTGGTTTTAAAGATTTGGGTTTTCAAAGAAAGATGTATTATACAGTAAAAGTCAGATTTTGTTTTCTAAGTCAGTAACTTTGAggctttataatttttaattctggaACGATATTGAGATACAATCAATTGGAGGTGAAAGTTGAGTATGTTTAGTATATATGATTCAAATTTCagggttttccatgttttaataagtgagttatgggacttggaagaggttatattcaatgatttgtaaaacagaattttgcagaaaattacctaacttTCAAGCTACttaactccttcattaaaaatggtataaccctggaaccaattgagaaagaacTTTGGATGAGTTATGTgtaaccacattaattttgaaggtagttggatttaatttggattttatataaaatttcaaatgttgtatgctgctgctgtcttctggttttaaaacactgcagaacagtcacggttttgcttatattcccgaagTTAGAGTCAgcgaaaaattatgatttttggttTGATAGAAAGCTCAATCCGAGACGGtcgcatggatataaagtttgcgtGATTCtgaattcatttgatattttaaaaacaaaatggaaatcaggCTGCCAGGTTGTGTTGACAATCATTTTGGACatggaatttaagaaatagattttctatactattatcaaatatttttgagaatatatattgTTGTGGCAACTGCTGAAAGAGACTAATGaaatgttgagaaagaaggaacccgtaagggtggctaagtcttatttttaaaggagattatatccaaatttttataaaagtaaaaagaCTTAATCAAAATGAATACTTGAGACTTGTTTAACGATAATAACTTTACTGATTCTTTTGAGAAAATATATTTGGTTTATAAAGTTGCTAACAAGGACatgggttttgtcccgcttgcatatttacaattacaaaagagtaaagagataaagagaaaaagattaatatagatacagatgaaagagtattcagagaaaagtaaagagatacagagagtAGAGCAATTAGAGTAGAGTAAAAAGatgcagagaaaagagaaaccagagcaaagtaaagagatatttgtatatttatatatattagttgcttgatgcaacccagagctatatttaatatatattagttgcttaatgcaacccagagcCTCTGTAGGAaaactaagttacctacagccattttccgcttccccagagcagagcagagtatatatatattttcctgcagtaagcagaggctgtctcaaatgagcggctattatcatatgcgcatttatttaggaacggaaaattgTATTCGGGAAATCAGGATTACGGGCAgccaaccgacgcatgagctcatggcctgtactaggactagacattcatcatatgcatctatgtgacattgtttgtgtgtgtatattgtaattggtttgcctatgtgaataattctgtttaactgctaattgctatacttgatgtaattgctcttgattgtgcttgaatCTCTTTACTTGTGTTTGTATCTGATTGGCTGGGTTGTAGTGAATTGGGTGTTGATTGAATTGCTTGAGCCTAAGGCCGTGATTGGTTTGTGTTTgaggtttagtaaagtatgaaagattaagctggttcagcatagacttaatgaacctatgcttggaacaaatTAGTCATTTATACAgtctaggaaaacttttaagaCGTATATAAAGTAAAATATGGGtttaggattttggataattAATTGATGCTTCTAAAacgtaatgttctttctagtggaaataccctgacttaagcaaggtattttgctggacggGATGTTACAGCTAACGCATGCACaaaggtcacacatacaatcaatgaattggacTCCATCAATGATACAAGAGACTAAGCTAGGGCCCGGATCAACACACTTTTCCGGGATGGTTCCCATCAAAGCCaaaatagaactccccaatggaaTGATTTCTAAATCAtggattctatctttgttcatacacaagtcCTTAAGAAACTTCGCATATTTGGGCACTTGATGTATAGCATCAAAGAAAGGGATAGTTACCTCTACTTTCTTAAACATCTCTACCACCACTTTCTTGaacatctctaccattttggggtcaagttctACACGCTTCTTGGTCCTTCTTGCCAATGTAGAAAATTGgattggttgagccacttcctctaagacttgctcctttctagggactttactccttggttgagggtcttcatcttcaactatctCATgtgtttcctcctcctcttctatttcttctaccTCCACCACATCCTCCTCTTGAGTAACTATCATTGGGCTAGGTGCCTTTGAGTCCCTCTCTTTCAATTGAGTTCCGGACCTCAAGGTTACggcgttgatgccacccttggggttgggtagaggttgagaaGGTATGACACTAGAATTTAGAGCTTGAGGAGTAGAAGTAGAAGGTGGCTCCATACGAGCAATGAGAGCTTGGAGGGTTAAAGTAAGACCATTGAGACTTGAGTTGAGTGTATTTTGGAGTTCTTTTTGCCCTTGGAGTATGGACCGGAGTGTCTCATCTTGATTTGAAGAAGTGGAAGGATAGGTGATTTGTGGTGCTTGTGATTGGTTAGGTTGGAGTAAttgtctatgaggtggtatgtaggtttgGTAGTTCATTCCTTGGTTTGGTTGTTGATTTGGAGGATTTTGTGAGTATCGGTTTTGT is a genomic window of Arachis ipaensis cultivar K30076 chromosome B06, Araip1.1, whole genome shotgun sequence containing:
- the LOC107648146 gene encoding uncharacterized protein LOC107648146 isoform X1; this translates as MGKKGNRGARGGKTEREKKGREKREDGGKRRTGRETEDEGEEERGRNNAMELGAAAELLSQRRKGEANVTHGGEEGAAVEPRPVALFVYRGCCSLRVRHEEKVLTCTIVPRYLRRAFIIVAPYSRCHQGLLPLPLRVTQQRRSRSSSAAVAGDLGCCCSYGCWNRYSWNLSPGERSGYTILFVLTLNLYF
- the LOC107648146 gene encoding uncharacterized protein LOC107648146 isoform X2, whose product is MGKKGNRGARGGKTEREKKGREKREDGGKRRTGRETEDEGEEERGRNNAMELGAAAELLSQRRKGEANVTHGGEEGAAVEPRPVALFVYRGCCSLRVRHEEKVLTCTIVPRYLRRAFIIVAPYSRCHQGLLPLPLRVTQQRRSRSSSAAVAGDLGCCCSYGWNLSPGERSGYTILFVLTLNLYF